DNA from Diaphorobacter limosus:
GCAGGCAAAGGGCTGGGGCGCGGCCAGGCCGGCGTGCTGCAGTTCGGACTGCCAGAACTTGCTGTCAAACGCAGCGTTGTGCGCCACCATGGGCGCGCTGCCTACAAAGCGCGCCGCCTCGCGCATCACCGCCTCGGCGGGCGGCGCCGTGGCCAACATGGCATTGCTGATGCCGGTGAGCTGTTCGATGAACGGCGGGATGGTTACGCCGGTACGCATCAGGCTGTCAAAGCGATCGACGACCTGCTCGCCTTCCATGAGCACGATGGCCACCTCGGTGGCACGGGCGCCCTGGGCCGGCGCCATGCCGGTGGTCTCGAAGTCGATGACG
Protein-coding regions in this window:
- a CDS encoding 3'-5' exonuclease, translated to MAAPIAVIDFETTGMAPAQGARATEVAIVLMEGEQVVDRFDSLMRTGVTIPPFIEQLTGISNAMLATAPPAEAVMREAARFVGSAPMVAHNAAFDSKFWQSELQHAGLAAPQPFACTVLLSRRVFPDAPSHSLGRITDHLGLPRTGRAHRALADAEMAAALLARMQRELCQRFGVPWPDHALLMQLQRCARQSIGKLLDRLSTGAAHTS